The sequence AGGAGAACAATCACAATGAACTTGAAATGGCTAATACCTGAGTGTCTGAAATGTTAAAATTCGAGTACGACTTCTCGTCATCATCATTATCTTCAAGTGGTTTTTGACCAACAATGTTATCAGATATGACAGCAGATTCTTCCCAGGAACCAACTGGGAAGCTAGTACTACCATAATCACTGGTTTGGCTTTCAGCAAAGCTTTTAGTATCTTGATTGGTTTCTCTGATACTTTTTTTCTCAATTCCAACCATGGGACTCATCAACCCTGATGAGTGTGGTGGTAAAGTCCTTGGTGAGAAATTCTTCAACCTGCTTGGAGAAGAAAAAGAGGCTTCTTCGTTAAAGCTACTACGAGTTCCACAATTTCCCATGCCTCTCAATGCAGCATAGCCTGCCAGTTGCTAAGAATTTTCAGCACCATGTTGGGAATATTGGAAGCTAAATTCTAGTATCATAAACTGACGAGAGATCACAGAAAATCAATATGGTTGTTAATTATTATAGCTAGACAGTCTAAATTGCATAAATCATGTTTCTCTCAACCCAAATAATCAGAATCTATTAGAATAGAAAATAAAActtcaaatttattaaaagttcCTACTCATTTAGGTGTAAAGATTACATACCACTATCATTAATCTTTATGTGGTCAAATAGTCCAGCAGGCGAGCTACTTTGCCGAATGAGATTCGAAGTTCTTCCACCATCTGTTCTAATCCGTGGCTTTAGATCAATTCCCATTGAACCAGATCCATCGGTTCCTGAAATCATACCCTGATTTGGAAGTGGGGGTTTCATTGAACTCTGATAGAAACAGGTTGTTGATGAAACAGGTGGGTAATTGCTGTTGACATTGCTTGGTTGCTGATGGATAGCTCTAGTTTCATTGCTCACATAAGGTGTTTGTTGATTTGCTTCAGTGGTTATAAGCATTTCTCCAGCCTGAGCGCTCTTCTGAGACTCGTTGAGGATCTGAGATGAACCTTCTGGACCGCCACTGCCGCTACCAGTGCTCCCGCTAGTCATAAACCGTGCGAAAATCCTTTCTGTTTCGGGACTGGATGGCCGATTGAAGAACTGATCACAGAATTCCCTATCCGTCAGACTTCTGAAATACGAACTTGGAGCAGAACGGTACCGTGTCAAGCCAGAATTCATCTGCGGTTGTTGCTGATGATGTTCATGAAGAATATGATGATGCTGCTGAAAATCAGCCTCCATTGGTCCTCCTCCTTTCTCCAGGTCTACTTCAGTTAGACTAGCAGTAACAGAACTTAAAACAATAGGAACCTTTCGAaaacaacttcttcttcttcaattacGCCAATTTCGCAgtaataaaaaaccaaaacaaaagaacaaaaaaagcACCAATGCAATCAAATCCACTAAGAATTCTGTTTCTTCCTACACAAAATAACTCCACAAACCATCAAATTCCTTCACTAACAACGCGTACAGAAACACAACTTCAACT comes from Benincasa hispida cultivar B227 chromosome 2, ASM972705v1, whole genome shotgun sequence and encodes:
- the LOC120071644 gene encoding transcription factor bHLH122 isoform X1 yields the protein MEADFQQHHHILHEHHQQQPQMNSGLTRYRSAPSSYFRSLTDREFCDQFFNRPSSPETERIFARFMTSGSTGSGSGGPEGSSQILNESQKSAQAGEMLITTEANQQTPYVSNETRAIHQQPSNVNSNYPPVSSTTCFYQSSMKPPLPNQGMISGTDGSGSMGIDLKPRIRTDGGRTSNLIRQSSSPAGLFDHIKINDSGYAALRGMGNCGTRSSFNEEASFSSPSRLKNFSPRTLPPHSSGLMSPMVGIEKKSIRETNQDTKSFAESQTSDYGSTSFPVGSWEESAVISDNIVGQKPLEDNDDDEKSYSNFNISDTQKVDPGNRPPLLAHHLSLPNTSAEMNAIEKILQFSDSVPCKLRAKRGCATHPRSIAERVRRTKISERMRKLQELVPNMDKQTNTSDMLDLAVEYIKGLQKQVQTLSDNRAKCKCSHSQHQ
- the LOC120071644 gene encoding transcription factor bHLH122 isoform X2, translated to MEADFQQHHHILHEHHQQQPQMNSGLTRYRSAPSSYFRSLTDREFCDQFFNRPSSPETERIFARFMTSGSTGSGSGGPEGSSQILNESQKSAQAGEMLITTEANQQTPYVSNETRAIHQQPSNVNSNYPPVSSTTCFYQSSMKPPLPNQGMISGTDGSGSMGIDLKPRIRTDGGRTSNLIRQSSSPAGLFDHIKINDSGYAALRGMGNCGTRSSFNEEASFSSPSRLKNFSPRTLPPHSSGLMSPMVGIEKKSIRETNQDTKSFAESQTSDYGSTSFPVGSWEESAVISDNIVGQKPLEDNDDDEKSYSNFNISDTQKVDPGNRPPLLAHHLSLPNTSAEMNAIEKILQFSDSVPCKLRAKRGCATHPRSIAERVRRTKISERMRKLQELVPNMDKIWQLST